In the Paenibacillus sp. FSL H7-0357 genome, one interval contains:
- a CDS encoding response regulator → MKIMLVDDKPHVRNHLKLMLKQLHFKEDVILEANCDQEAIRLITEHEPDIIVTDAKLLLLGEAPLSERLANAQYPQSTIIVTSSHPFVLEAFSKGGIVSLLKPIATGELEGALMRAFAVTG, encoded by the coding sequence ATGAAAATCATGCTTGTTGACGACAAACCTCATGTACGCAATCACCTGAAGCTGATGCTGAAACAGCTCCATTTTAAAGAGGATGTTATTCTTGAGGCTAATTGCGATCAGGAAGCCATTCGGCTGATTACCGAACATGAACCGGATATTATTGTGACCGATGCCAAACTGCTGCTGCTCGGAGAAGCGCCTTTATCTGAACGCCTTGCCAATGCCCAATATCCGCAGAGTACAATTATTGTCACCAGCAGCCATCCGTTTGTCCTCGAAGCTTTCAGCAAAGGGGGCATTGTTTCCCTGCTGAAACCTATTGCTACAGGCGAGCTGGAAGGCGCGTTAATGAGAGCCTTTGCCGTCACCGGATAA
- a CDS encoding VOC family protein, with product MLFSDVCLITEDVTTLTRFYEVVLHEKAVGDHIHSVIHTKGPGLAIYSKQAAESDMKFDFSRYWGSGNITLSFNVDDIDNEYERLKAFDVEFVTVPTTYPWGARSVHFRDPDGNIICFRSKSK from the coding sequence ATGCTGTTTTCAGATGTATGTCTAATTACAGAGGATGTCACAACATTAACTAGGTTCTATGAAGTCGTTTTACATGAAAAAGCCGTAGGAGATCATATCCATTCGGTAATTCATACGAAAGGTCCTGGATTGGCGATCTATTCGAAACAAGCTGCAGAATCAGATATGAAATTTGATTTTTCAAGATATTGGGGATCAGGCAATATTACACTAAGTTTTAATGTTGATGATATTGACAATGAATATGAACGATTGAAGGCATTTGATGTTGAATTTGTAACTGTGCCTACAACCTATCCTTGGGGAGCAAGGTCAGTACATTTTCGAGACCCTGACGGTAACATCATATGTTTTAGAAGTAAATCAAAATGA
- a CDS encoding HAD-IIA family hydrolase, which translates to MTCELGHYETYIFDLDGCLYAGNEPYPGSIALISYLADKNKKIIFLSNNSTETSEEVLAKMSGMGFPVLGMQAMVATDLTGKYLLEKYGKVTVSVCGSESLEASLRGFGHRVVRLDDHSKSEFIVLGRDVQFNYEKLSRSVNQVQRGAKLVITNSDVYHPGAFGERVPETGALLASVLSMLDRPSVISIGKPESYPFQKALELYGTSRDACLMVGDNIYTDIKGGKNAGIDTLWISYHRSRPRASPVPTYKVPTIDGFYRKLRSQI; encoded by the coding sequence ATGACATGTGAGCTTGGGCATTATGAAACTTATATTTTTGACCTGGATGGATGTTTGTACGCGGGAAATGAACCATACCCAGGGTCAATCGCACTTATCTCATACCTTGCGGACAAGAACAAAAAGATCATTTTTCTGAGCAATAATTCTACCGAGACATCGGAGGAGGTACTTGCCAAAATGTCGGGCATGGGATTTCCTGTTTTGGGAATGCAGGCTATGGTAGCTACCGATTTAACCGGAAAATATTTGTTAGAGAAGTACGGCAAGGTAACTGTATCTGTGTGCGGATCGGAATCCTTGGAGGCAAGCCTAAGGGGATTTGGACATCGAGTCGTCCGCCTGGACGATCACAGCAAATCCGAATTTATAGTATTAGGCCGGGATGTCCAATTTAATTATGAGAAATTGAGTAGAAGCGTCAACCAAGTGCAGAGGGGTGCAAAACTGGTTATTACCAATTCCGATGTGTACCACCCAGGTGCATTCGGGGAACGAGTGCCAGAGACGGGGGCACTGCTGGCGTCGGTGCTTTCCATGTTGGACCGGCCAAGTGTTATTTCCATTGGAAAACCCGAGTCATATCCGTTTCAAAAAGCGCTTGAGCTTTACGGAACGAGCCGGGACGCGTGCCTAATGGTTGGCGACAATATTTACACCGACATTAAGGGGGGCAAGAATGCGGGAATTGACACGCTTTGGATTTCTTACCATAGAAGTCGTCCACGAGCAAGCCCAGTTCCCACTTATAAGGTTCCCACAATTGACGGTTTCTACAGAAAGTTGCGCAGTCAGATCTGA
- a CDS encoding metallophosphoesterase family protein codes for MLKIVVMGDLHYSQSFADPSLKEYQEDFLKRYLDNVFQVPADMHVSVGDLTHSGSPAEFGRIYQIASERHIHFYQAIGNHDALTIPKEMIPSVMRRPLYFHVSTEDAIVAFIDTVRERCPDDSSGAISDEQLDWLQELILSSESKPVILFAHHPLFGTTTFSEMEHLSIRNDRLTRILASKQGIGLYCNGHNHIHSTHHSSPWVYIQTAACLIKPSYRIITVHDSDVFIETRFLNDDMLTQYGQMLGEELLYIPDQIQPPVRPIDLELRLWGI; via the coding sequence ATGTTGAAGATCGTAGTGATGGGGGACCTGCATTATTCGCAATCGTTCGCTGATCCTTCGTTGAAGGAGTATCAGGAAGATTTCCTCAAACGTTATCTCGATAATGTATTTCAGGTCCCGGCCGATATGCATGTTTCAGTCGGTGACTTAACGCACTCTGGCTCTCCTGCGGAATTCGGCCGGATCTACCAAATTGCGAGTGAGAGACATATTCACTTCTACCAAGCGATAGGAAATCATGATGCTCTGACGATCCCTAAGGAGATGATACCTTCGGTAATGCGGCGTCCCCTGTATTTTCATGTGTCGACGGAGGATGCCATTGTGGCGTTTATCGATACAGTGCGGGAACGGTGTCCTGATGACTCTTCGGGAGCGATCTCGGACGAACAACTCGACTGGCTGCAGGAATTGATATTGAGCAGCGAGAGCAAGCCGGTTATATTGTTTGCCCATCACCCGTTGTTTGGAACCACCACTTTTTCCGAGATGGAGCATCTGTCCATCAGGAATGACCGGCTAACACGCATTCTCGCGAGTAAGCAGGGAATCGGGTTGTATTGCAACGGTCACAATCATATTCACTCTACACACCACAGCAGCCCATGGGTGTATATTCAGACCGCCGCTTGCCTAATAAAACCATCTTATCGGATCATTACAGTACATGACAGCGATGTCTTTATCGAAACCCGTTTCTTGAACGACGACATGCTTACGCAATACGGACAAATGCTGGGCGAGGAACTACTTTATATCCCTGACCAAATCCAGCCGCCGGTCCGGCCCATCGACTTGGAACTTCGTTTATGGGGCATTTAA
- a CDS encoding DUF1036 domain-containing protein: MKGMKTMGLNFRNSTSETIFVAYAYPDFSCSPVNYATIGWYRIEPGQSRQVWSGYAGGNTFFYYAESDSYTWSGGYYTDIPNDAFNQCWDSDCNDCRELGFRRVPVGSSVRNYTVVLISSSSRSKKGLIHLRTALPTKPGKRLVRRVPLKARKLASGRPVLAKRRAVPKKRRR; encoded by the coding sequence ATGAAGGGAATGAAGACAATGGGGCTTAATTTCCGCAACAGTACAAGTGAGACGATATTTGTTGCCTATGCTTACCCGGATTTCAGCTGTTCTCCTGTCAACTACGCCACAATCGGCTGGTACCGGATCGAACCGGGCCAGTCGAGACAAGTGTGGAGCGGGTATGCCGGGGGCAACACATTCTTTTACTATGCAGAGAGTGACAGCTATACCTGGTCAGGGGGATACTATACAGATATCCCTAATGACGCCTTCAATCAGTGCTGGGACAGCGACTGCAACGACTGCAGAGAACTTGGCTTTCGTAGAGTTCCTGTCGGATCCAGCGTCCGCAACTACACAGTTGTGTTAATCTCCAGCAGCAGCCGAAGCAAAAAAGGGTTAATCCATCTTCGGACAGCATTGCCTACAAAGCCTGGAAAACGGCTTGTGCGCAGAGTTCCGCTGAAGGCCAGAAAGCTAGCCTCGGGAAGACCGGTTTTGGCCAAACGCAGAGCCGTGCCTAAAAAACGGAGAAGATAG
- a CDS encoding glycoside hydrolase family 3 protein has protein sequence METATYPYQQTDLPVNERVQDLISRLTLDEKVNLMPQYQAAVERLGVGAYKHGTEGAHGISWLGKATAFPQVSGLACTWNTELLKKIGSAIGDEARAFYKKNPTVNGLTLWAPTVDMERDPRWGRTEEAYGEDPELTGRLSTSLVQGIQGDHPKYLKAVATLKHFLGNNNEINRGVDSSSIDPRNMREYYLEAFKPAFKEGGAKSMMTAYNSLNGVPVILHPAVMDIVKGEWEMDGFIVSDAGDLFGIVKDHKYYESFAQSMAESIKNGIDSVTEETAETIKVIHEALAEGLLAEEDLDRALFNTFRVRFLLGEFDPEEGNPYAAIDDSVILSKEHGELSLEAAKQSIVLLKNENSTLPLNPKELSKVAVIGPLGDEAFRDWYSGTQPYAVTPLQGVTKKLAGKQVSFESGDDRIILTSAATGQAVGITGEDGRLAVQHETKERGELFRHTAWGWTSNTLEATSRGQYVTLSDADTLTASADEIYGWYVKEALNIVPEAEGTVSLRTWNDKPISIHAEDGTLRVADQDTVALDNTFRKNIVVNGVEAAVEAAKAAEVAVVFVGNHPLLNGKEEIDRPDIVLPEEQENLVKAVYEANPNTVVVIVGSYPITSTWIDEHIPAVLYTSHSGQELGNAVADVLFGDYSPSGKLNMTWYRSVDQLPPLMDYDIIKGKRTYMYFDGEPLYPFGHGLSYAQVSYNSLSLAAREVEQDGTISLSVQLENTGAVDGDEVVQLYVQSLSSRVTRPLKQLKGFQKIRLAAGQTQTVEFTLPVAELAFWDVTREQYCVENGEYAVMIGRSSSDIQLTAQIKVHGETIPARNLYATVKAENYDDYEAVYLDECKAGGASVHPTGEGAWIAFKDVEFGQGTATFHALVSSVTGGSIEIRTEGPAGQLAATLEVPAGESLQQWQTLSVQAEIEAGGNDVYLVFKGETLLNRFHFSV, from the coding sequence ATGGAAACAGCTACATACCCATATCAGCAGACGGATTTACCTGTAAATGAACGCGTGCAAGATCTGATCTCCAGATTGACTCTGGATGAAAAGGTAAACCTGATGCCGCAATATCAAGCCGCTGTAGAGCGCTTGGGCGTAGGAGCCTATAAACATGGTACGGAAGGGGCTCACGGGATTTCGTGGCTGGGCAAGGCAACTGCTTTTCCTCAGGTCAGCGGATTGGCCTGCACCTGGAATACGGAACTCTTGAAAAAGATTGGCTCAGCCATCGGTGACGAGGCGAGAGCGTTCTACAAGAAGAATCCGACCGTTAACGGCTTGACACTATGGGCACCTACGGTGGATATGGAACGTGATCCGCGCTGGGGCCGCACGGAAGAGGCATACGGCGAAGATCCGGAATTAACCGGACGCCTCAGTACTTCACTGGTGCAGGGAATCCAAGGCGATCATCCCAAGTATTTGAAAGCGGTAGCAACACTGAAGCATTTTCTCGGCAACAATAATGAGATCAACCGCGGCGTTGACTCGTCGAGCATTGATCCGAGAAATATGCGTGAATATTATCTGGAAGCCTTTAAGCCTGCCTTCAAGGAAGGCGGCGCCAAGTCCATGATGACCGCCTACAACTCGCTTAATGGGGTACCGGTCATCCTGCATCCTGCGGTGATGGATATTGTCAAAGGCGAATGGGAAATGGACGGCTTTATTGTAAGCGATGCCGGGGATTTGTTCGGTATTGTGAAGGATCATAAATATTATGAGTCATTCGCCCAGTCGATGGCTGAATCGATCAAAAACGGGATCGACAGCGTGACAGAAGAAACAGCAGAGACGATCAAGGTTATTCATGAAGCACTGGCTGAAGGGCTGCTTGCCGAGGAAGATCTGGACCGTGCGCTGTTCAACACATTCCGTGTCCGTTTCCTTCTGGGTGAGTTCGATCCTGAAGAAGGCAATCCGTATGCGGCAATCGACGATTCCGTCATTCTCAGCAAGGAGCATGGCGAGTTGTCGCTGGAAGCTGCGAAGCAGTCTATTGTACTCCTGAAGAATGAGAACAGCACGCTTCCGCTGAACCCGAAAGAGTTGTCCAAAGTTGCGGTCATCGGTCCGCTCGGGGACGAAGCTTTCAGAGACTGGTATTCCGGCACCCAGCCTTATGCTGTCACACCTCTGCAGGGAGTGACCAAGAAGCTTGCAGGCAAACAGGTGTCGTTCGAAAGCGGCGATGACCGGATCATCCTGACTTCGGCGGCAACAGGCCAAGCCGTAGGAATCACTGGCGAGGACGGCAGACTGGCAGTGCAACATGAGACTAAGGAGCGCGGAGAATTGTTCCGCCATACGGCCTGGGGCTGGACGAGCAACACTCTTGAAGCTACAAGCCGGGGACAATATGTCACCCTTAGCGACGCCGATACACTGACGGCTTCCGCTGATGAAATCTATGGCTGGTATGTGAAGGAAGCACTGAATATTGTACCGGAAGCCGAAGGTACAGTCAGCCTGCGGACCTGGAATGACAAGCCGATCTCAATCCATGCCGAAGACGGAACCCTCCGTGTAGCCGATCAGGATACTGTTGCGCTGGACAACACATTCCGCAAAAATATCGTGGTAAACGGAGTAGAAGCTGCGGTTGAAGCGGCGAAGGCCGCAGAAGTTGCCGTTGTATTCGTCGGCAATCATCCGCTCCTGAACGGCAAGGAAGAGATCGACAGACCGGATATCGTCCTGCCGGAAGAGCAGGAGAATCTGGTCAAAGCTGTGTATGAAGCCAACCCTAATACGGTAGTGGTTATTGTCGGAAGTTACCCGATCACCTCCACATGGATTGATGAGCATATCCCGGCGGTCCTCTATACTTCCCACAGCGGGCAAGAGCTGGGCAACGCGGTAGCCGATGTTCTATTTGGCGACTACAGCCCGTCCGGCAAGCTGAATATGACTTGGTACCGGTCGGTGGATCAGCTTCCTCCGCTGATGGATTACGACATTATTAAAGGCAAAAGAACGTACATGTACTTTGACGGTGAGCCGCTGTATCCGTTCGGCCATGGCCTGAGCTACGCGCAGGTATCTTATAACAGCCTGTCGCTGGCTGCCAGGGAAGTGGAGCAGGACGGAACGATCAGCCTGTCCGTTCAGCTTGAGAATACCGGTGCCGTGGATGGCGACGAGGTCGTTCAATTATACGTGCAGTCCTTGTCTTCCCGAGTCACACGTCCACTGAAGCAGCTGAAGGGGTTCCAAAAGATCCGGCTTGCCGCAGGACAAACGCAAACGGTGGAATTCACGTTGCCGGTTGCCGAGCTGGCTTTCTGGGATGTAACGCGTGAACAATACTGTGTTGAAAACGGCGAATATGCCGTAATGATCGGTCGCTCTTCAAGTGATATTCAATTGACCGCCCAGATCAAAGTGCATGGCGAAACGATTCCGGCCCGCAATCTCTATGCGACGGTCAAAGCCGAGAACTACGACGACTACGAAGCGGTATATCTGGATGAATGCAAGGCGGGCGGCGCTTCTGTCCATCCGACAGGTGAAGGAGCATGGATCGCCTTCAAAGATGTGGAGTTCGGTCAAGGCACCGCAACGTTCCACGCGCTCGTATCCTCCGTGACCGGCGGCAGCATTGAGATCAGAACAGAAGGCCCGGCAGGACAACTGGCGGCGACCCTTGAGGTTCCGGCGGGCGAAAGCCTGCAACAGTGGCAGACATTGTCTGTTCAAGCTGAAATTGAAGCTGGTGGAAACGATGTGTATCTGGTCTTTAAAGGCGAGACGCTGCTCAACCGCTTCCATTTTTCCGTGTAG
- a CDS encoding MurR/RpiR family transcriptional regulator, translating to MDIEKDYLVIIKNFLPSMHQGEKKIAEYILSHPADVINMTIAQLAILLSVADSSIVRFCRLIGLNGFTDLKINLAKNISKSSYLIPEEISLHDDDYSIALKVFSSSIQTLQNTINTLDKEEFHRTVQLLLEAKRIEIYGIGTSATLAQDTYYRFMRIGLPAYAATDPHISRISASMLDDECVVLGISHTGRTKDTIEALQIAKGKGAKIIGITSFYKSPLLDLSDRRLVISSIEADFLKEAVSSRIAHLGLIDSLCTCLIIRRYKQTEPLLDSMTYILNQLRY from the coding sequence ATGGACATTGAGAAGGATTACCTAGTCATTATTAAAAATTTTTTACCCTCTATGCATCAAGGAGAAAAAAAAATTGCGGAATACATTCTGAGTCACCCCGCTGATGTCATTAATATGACAATTGCTCAATTGGCTATTCTTCTGTCAGTCGCAGATTCAAGTATTGTCCGATTCTGCCGATTAATTGGTTTGAACGGATTTACTGACCTAAAAATTAATTTAGCTAAGAACATTTCCAAATCATCATACCTCATACCAGAAGAGATCAGTCTTCATGATGACGATTACTCGATTGCTTTGAAGGTATTCAGTTCAAGCATTCAAACCTTACAGAATACAATAAATACATTGGATAAAGAGGAATTCCATCGAACGGTTCAACTTTTATTAGAGGCTAAGCGAATAGAAATTTACGGCATTGGAACATCCGCCACACTCGCCCAAGACACTTATTATCGCTTTATGCGTATCGGTCTTCCGGCTTATGCAGCCACCGATCCTCATATCAGTCGCATATCTGCAAGCATGCTAGATGATGAATGCGTGGTACTTGGTATTTCACATACCGGCCGCACAAAAGATACAATTGAAGCATTACAAATTGCAAAAGGAAAAGGCGCAAAAATTATTGGCATTACAAGTTTTTATAAATCTCCCCTTCTGGATCTCTCAGATAGAAGATTGGTCATCTCATCTATTGAAGCAGACTTTCTAAAAGAAGCTGTGTCCTCTAGAATTGCACATCTGGGATTAATTGATAGCTTGTGTACTTGCCTTATCATTAGAAGGTACAAACAGACAGAGCCGCTACTTGACAGTATGACTTATATTCTAAATCAGTTGCGTTATTAG
- a CDS encoding helix-turn-helix transcriptional regulator, producing the protein MDLRLHACAYSFHTLPFKSSFTPPPFFLFRLQVVGNCRALVGGKMSLVQPGDLLIYRPGEPYHLAVDAIDGKIESGDYYLLCEGSWIEEWWESQPRLTQQRVHLDEGMLSLWQQLSIEQHRIAQGNPELIRHLLCALCLSFDRLSGEAVSGHNPQGRSNELVLRMRRYINKNALNPLRVEEVARFAGLSVSRAVHLFKELTGYTIIQYTQEIRLSNALERIRFTDLSLENIAGSCGFGTYSYFHKVFKARFGLSPKEIRSRPASAELNYQDSRFVIHHPDGNLSGISPDARRFLSS; encoded by the coding sequence ATGGACCTGAGGCTGCATGCCTGCGCCTATTCTTTTCATACACTTCCGTTTAAATCTTCCTTTACGCCGCCACCGTTTTTCCTGTTCCGGCTGCAGGTGGTGGGCAACTGCAGGGCGCTTGTAGGCGGCAAAATGAGTCTTGTACAGCCAGGCGACTTATTAATCTATCGTCCTGGAGAGCCATATCATTTAGCGGTGGATGCAATTGACGGAAAAATCGAAAGTGGCGACTATTATTTACTGTGTGAAGGTTCTTGGATCGAAGAATGGTGGGAATCCCAGCCCCGGCTGACTCAGCAGAGAGTTCATCTGGATGAAGGTATGCTCTCGTTATGGCAGCAGCTCAGCATCGAGCAGCACCGTATCGCACAAGGTAACCCTGAGCTGATCCGGCATTTATTGTGTGCGCTATGCCTATCTTTTGACCGTTTGTCGGGTGAAGCTGTCTCGGGGCATAACCCGCAGGGACGCTCGAATGAACTGGTTTTGCGGATGAGACGCTATATTAACAAAAATGCGCTGAATCCGCTAAGAGTGGAGGAAGTTGCCAGGTTTGCCGGACTGAGTGTATCCAGAGCCGTACATCTTTTTAAAGAGCTGACGGGTTATACCATTATCCAGTATACACAGGAGATTCGCCTGTCCAACGCCCTGGAGCGGATCCGCTTCACCGACTTAAGTCTGGAGAATATTGCCGGGAGCTGCGGCTTCGGGACGTATTCCTATTTTCACAAGGTATTCAAAGCCAGGTTCGGCCTTTCTCCCAAGGAAATCCGCAGCCGGCCGGCTTCGGCAGAGCTGAACTACCAGGACAGCAGGTTTGTTATCCATCACCCGGATGGTAATCTGTCAGGCATCTCCCCTGATGCCCGGCGTTTTCTCAGTTCATGA
- a CDS encoding ABC transporter substrate-binding protein → MNKRMIGLLAISTALLVTTACSSGGSGGSGKKIEISFTDVAPSPEREKFFNEIIADFEKENTNIKVKLETVPWDQAFAKLTTQGQSKTLPDVVNVYPAWLTTFVPAGYLEPISTQYDEWDNKDNLTAFAKNVTIEQQQREPFKDVYLIPDAFMGGALFIRTDWMKEANLEMPKTWDELFNVAEKLTDPAKNRYGFSYRGARAGFDQILAYIFSVTKGESYEADGTSVLLRPEALTAFKRYTDIYKKGWAPKDSINWGYQEMVQGFTSGVTGILAQTTEVVATAKDSMKDGTWTVIPNPHAVDGNTYAGAGASWGYSISKNSKNKEAAWKFIEFISKPENNNKYSKVMTMIPIMQDSLKDPELGQGPMKGFIDMLNDPKLIPPADYGKFPELGEFRESFMDAEVQKYLLGTQSAEDTLKHLGDFLTKAQQKFMKDHPDIPVPHAANYKGE, encoded by the coding sequence ATGAATAAAAGGATGATTGGTTTACTAGCTATTAGCACGGCATTACTAGTTACAACCGCTTGCAGCAGCGGCGGCAGTGGAGGTTCAGGCAAGAAGATTGAAATCAGCTTTACTGATGTTGCTCCATCGCCTGAGAGAGAGAAATTCTTTAATGAAATCATTGCTGATTTCGAAAAAGAAAATACGAATATCAAAGTGAAATTGGAAACAGTGCCTTGGGATCAAGCGTTTGCAAAGCTGACAACACAAGGTCAAAGCAAAACATTGCCCGATGTAGTCAACGTTTACCCAGCTTGGTTAACTACTTTTGTTCCAGCAGGATATCTGGAGCCGATTTCGACCCAATATGATGAATGGGATAATAAGGATAATCTTACAGCGTTCGCAAAAAACGTTACAATCGAGCAACAGCAGCGTGAACCATTCAAAGATGTTTATCTCATTCCGGATGCTTTTATGGGCGGAGCATTGTTCATAAGAACAGACTGGATGAAAGAGGCTAATCTGGAAATGCCTAAAACATGGGATGAATTGTTTAATGTTGCCGAGAAATTGACAGATCCAGCCAAAAATCGTTATGGTTTTTCATATCGTGGAGCTCGTGCAGGGTTTGACCAAATCTTAGCTTACATTTTCTCTGTTACAAAAGGCGAAAGCTATGAAGCAGACGGCACATCGGTTCTTTTAAGACCCGAAGCATTGACTGCATTCAAGAGATACACCGATATCTATAAAAAAGGCTGGGCTCCAAAGGACTCCATAAACTGGGGATACCAAGAAATGGTGCAGGGTTTCACATCTGGCGTAACCGGAATACTAGCTCAAACTACTGAAGTAGTAGCTACGGCAAAAGATTCCATGAAGGATGGTACTTGGACAGTTATTCCTAATCCTCATGCAGTAGACGGCAACACATATGCCGGAGCAGGAGCTTCATGGGGCTACAGTATTTCCAAAAACTCTAAGAATAAAGAAGCAGCTTGGAAATTTATTGAGTTCATATCCAAACCGGAAAACAATAATAAATATAGTAAAGTAATGACCATGATCCCAATCATGCAAGATTCTCTTAAAGATCCTGAACTAGGCCAAGGTCCAATGAAAGGCTTTATCGATATGTTGAATGATCCGAAGCTGATACCTCCTGCTGATTATGGCAAATTCCCTGAGCTTGGTGAATTCAGAGAAAGCTTTATGGATGCAGAAGTACAAAAATATTTATTGGGTACACAATCAGCAGAAGATACGTTGAAGCATTTGGGAGACTTCTTAACGAAGGCACAACAGAAATTTATGAAAGACCACCCTGACATTCCAGTTCCACATGCAGCAAATTATAAAGGCGAGTAA
- a CDS encoding PHP domain-containing protein, with amino-acid sequence MEIKQHKFISSYLGSDISFKWLRGNHHGHSTRSDGTDEPLTIVRAYEEAGYDYFALSEHDLLLRREELQPYTKMCVIPAVEVAAKDLQTLQYLGADRVLPAYSLTPSEIMDSVHQAGGLCIFNHPNFKPFHEYATDQMLDSMEGIKGIEIYTGVIERLFGQALATDRWDYLLSKGWKVYGHATDDQHERVDQFIAWNCVQWPDSQAIDPEGIVAALSEGRFYASTGVSISKIESKDNNQCISIESDADEVHWISRNGVVLKKVNGGSSTLTMKELRENPRLHNKELSEAFYVRIECLGHGNKSAWSQPFWIVPEE; translated from the coding sequence TTGGAAATAAAACAACATAAATTTATATCGTCCTACTTAGGGTCAGACATCAGCTTCAAATGGCTTCGCGGCAATCATCATGGACACTCGACGAGGTCAGATGGCACCGATGAACCTTTAACAATTGTGCGTGCTTATGAGGAAGCTGGATACGATTACTTTGCCCTTTCCGAACATGATCTTTTACTCAGACGAGAAGAACTACAGCCCTATACTAAGATGTGTGTGATCCCGGCCGTAGAGGTCGCGGCTAAAGACTTACAAACTCTTCAATATCTTGGAGCTGACAGAGTACTCCCTGCGTATTCACTAACTCCCAGCGAAATTATGGATAGTGTGCATCAGGCCGGAGGACTTTGCATTTTCAATCATCCCAACTTCAAGCCCTTTCATGAATATGCTACAGATCAAATGCTCGATTCGATGGAAGGCATTAAAGGTATAGAAATCTATACTGGAGTTATCGAAAGACTTTTCGGACAGGCTTTAGCGACTGATCGCTGGGACTATCTGTTGAGTAAGGGATGGAAGGTTTATGGACATGCAACGGATGACCAGCATGAGCGGGTAGATCAATTTATAGCTTGGAACTGTGTGCAGTGGCCAGATTCGCAAGCCATTGATCCAGAAGGAATTGTCGCCGCACTTTCAGAGGGACGCTTTTATGCATCAACGGGAGTATCCATTTCAAAAATTGAATCAAAAGATAACAATCAGTGTATTTCAATAGAATCCGATGCTGATGAAGTTCATTGGATTAGTCGAAATGGGGTTGTATTGAAAAAAGTAAATGGAGGTTCTTCCACTTTGACCATGAAGGAATTGCGTGAGAATCCCAGATTACACAATAAAGAACTGAGTGAAGCATTCTATGTACGTATCGAGTGCTTGGGGCATGGTAACAAGAGTGCGTGGTCCCAGCCATTTTGGATTGTCCCCGAAGAGTGA
- a CDS encoding carbohydrate ABC transporter permease has product MKFIRKNEPYILLFPSFFLLFIFLAYPLLSSILYAFQSYKLTAPNDIGFNGLANFKAVLTDNNFPLIMKNTLIWVVLTVGAQFVLGLILALALSRPFPLRNVYQAVVFLPWAVSSFVIGLTFRWFFNTEYGPVNDILLKLGIIHDKIYFLSDPKMALYSVIIAMAWTGIPFFAIMLLAAMQSIPHEIYEAAEMDGAGIISRFWNVTFSYIKQTILITLLLRTIWVFSSAELIYIMTTGGPANSSNTLASYMFMKAFASLDYGQAAAIGLFFMVLLLLFAFVFLRLTKFEKAGNL; this is encoded by the coding sequence TTGAAATTTATTCGTAAGAATGAACCGTATATACTGCTCTTTCCTAGTTTTTTTCTTTTATTTATTTTTCTGGCGTATCCCTTATTGAGTTCTATCTTGTATGCCTTCCAAAGCTATAAGCTGACCGCTCCTAATGATATTGGTTTTAACGGGCTTGCAAACTTTAAAGCTGTTCTTACGGATAATAACTTTCCGTTAATCATGAAAAACACTTTAATCTGGGTAGTTTTAACGGTAGGGGCGCAATTTGTACTCGGTTTAATTCTCGCTTTGGCATTGAGTCGCCCATTTCCTTTGCGTAATGTTTATCAGGCTGTCGTTTTCCTGCCATGGGCAGTGTCCTCCTTTGTCATCGGCTTGACATTCCGCTGGTTTTTTAATACAGAGTACGGGCCTGTTAATGATATTCTGTTGAAGCTTGGGATAATTCACGATAAAATTTATTTCCTGTCCGATCCTAAAATGGCGCTATACTCGGTTATTATTGCCATGGCCTGGACGGGGATTCCTTTCTTTGCAATCATGCTGCTTGCAGCGATGCAATCTATTCCGCATGAGATTTACGAAGCGGCGGAAATGGATGGAGCGGGCATAATTTCTAGGTTTTGGAATGTTACCTTTAGTTATATCAAGCAAACTATTCTGATTACATTGCTGCTAAGGACCATTTGGGTGTTTTCATCTGCCGAATTGATCTATATTATGACGACTGGCGGACCTGCAAATTCATCTAACACCTTAGCTTCCTATATGTTCATGAAGGCTTTTGCATCGCTAGACTACGGCCAAGCGGCGGCTATTGGTCTATTCTTTATGGTGTTATTACTCCTATTTGCTTTTGTTTTCCTTCGTCTCACTAAATTTGAAAAGGCAGGTAACTTATAA